A single region of the Drosophila takahashii strain IR98-3 E-12201 chromosome 2R, DtakHiC1v2, whole genome shotgun sequence genome encodes:
- the LOC108066201 gene encoding protein TsetseEP: MKLLCSVLILASVLAANAKPNVQTQLQSALSQYLVHARDLDVSVSADVTTQCFNLYLPMLNEVAATFSTSYQACINTANAETANLTAEADKQQTIYKAEVTSLCSAFTACNSDNDTTTFFNCYASAAESDVSVIYDIATNAASSASTLSMGIKAIQDTEYQCTNTTESNYVRDTAATYDLLDSCLKYGVPTTSTTSTAAPSSSSPVASSSGAPVTDGTTVVASSAVTTAAPGSTAPVTTAAPGTAAPVTTAAPGTPASS; this comes from the exons ATGAAGCTTCTGTGCAGTGTGCTAATCCTCGCCAGCGTTCTGGCCGCCAac GCCAAGCCCAATGTCCAGACGCAGCTGCAGAGTGCCTTGAGCCAGTACTTGGTGCATGCCCGCGACCTGGATGTCTCTGTTTCCGCGGATGTGACCACCCAGTGCTTCAACCTCTACCTGCCCATGCTAAACGAGGTGGCTGCCACCTTCTCCACCTCCTACCAGGCCTGCATCAACACCGCCAACGCCGAGACCGCCAATCTGACCGCCGAGGCCGATAAGCAGCAGACCATCTACAAGGCGGAGGTCACCAGCCTCTGCAGCGCCTTCACCGCCTGCAACAGCGACAACGACACCACCACCTTCTTCAACTGCTACGCCAGTGCG GCCGAAAGTGATGTGTCGGTGATCTACGACATTGCCACCAATGCCGCCAGCTCGGCCAGTACCTTGAGCATGGGCATCAAGGCCATCCAGGACACAGAGTACCAGTGCACCAACACCACGGAGAGCAACTACGTCCGGGATACCGCTGCCACATACGATCTGCTCGACAGCTGTCTGAAGTACGGAGTGCCCACCACATCCACCACCTCCACCGCTGCCCCCTCCTCCTCTAGCCCCGTTGCTAGCTCGAGCGGGGCTCCTGTCACTGATGGCACAACTGTTGTTGCATCCTCCGCTGTGACCACCGCTGCCCCCGGATCCACTGCTCCGGTGACCACCGCTGCTCCTGGAACCGCTGCTCCGGTGACCACAGCCGCTCCTGGCACTCCGGCTTCCTCTTAA
- the LOC108066221 gene encoding uncharacterized protein — protein sequence MKLLCSVLILASVLAVQAAPNTQIQNALNQYLVHARNLDTIVSEDVTTQCFNLYMPMLNEVAATFSSSYQGCISTANAQTANLTGQADQQQKTYQSEVSSLCSAFTSCDSNNDTTNFFNCYANTAQNDITVIYDLASQAASSANSLTSGIQAIQNTEYLCTNATQNAYVRDTAATYDLLDSCLKYGVPASTATSTTPAPTTSTTDGSFFFDL from the exons ATGAAGCTTCTGTGCAGTGTACTAATCCTGGCCAGCGTTTTGGCAGTTCAA GCCGCACCCAATACGCAGATCCAGAACGCCTTGAATCAGTATCTGGTGCATGCCCGCAATCTGGATACCATCGTTTCTGAGGATGTAACCACCCAGTGCTTCAACCTCTACATGCCCATGCTAAACGAGGTGGCTGCCACCTTCTCCAGTTCTTACCAAGGTTGCATCAGCACCGCCAATGCCCAGACTGCCAACTTGACTGGCCAGGCAGATCAGCAGCAGAAGACCTACCAATCGGAGGTCTCCAGCCTTTGCAGCGCCTTCACCTCCTGCGATAGCAACAATGATACCACAAACTTCTTCAACTGCTATGCCAACACG GCTCAGAATGATATCACCGTAATCTACGACCTCGCCAGCCAAGCTGCCAGTTCGGCAAACTCCTTGACATCGGGCATCCAGGCCATCCAAAACACAGAGTACCTGTGCACCAATGCAACGCAGAACGCCTATGTCCGGGATACGGCTGCCACCTACGATCTGCTGGACAGCTGCCTAAAGTACGGAGTACCGGCTAGTACTGCCACATCCACCACGCCAGCCCCCACCACTTCCACCACGGACGGTTCCTTCTTCTTCGATCTTTGA
- the LOC108066223 gene encoding uncharacterized protein, translated as MAGQRIVVVAFAVFLAGLCVLSGLNAAPVECNNGDGTQISENGYQSQTQTGPGCQSQTSEDGSQSQSQSQSGGGYQSQTQCSGSSCGQFSPLPPLFTLKPFEPFEPMQPLTFQPFGPVRSSQVQQRTNYD; from the exons ATGGCAGGCCAGCGCATTGTAGTCGTCGCATTTGCTGTTTTTCTCGCCGGATTGTGCGTGCTGTCCGGTCTGAAt GCGGCGCCCGTGGAATGCAATAACGGCGATGGAACCCAGATCTCCGAAAATGGCTATCAGAGTCAGACGCAAACCGGTCCCGGCTGCCAGTCGCAGACCTCCGAGGACGGATCCCAATCCCAGAGCCAGAGTCAATCTGGCGGTGGCTACCAGTCGCAGACGCAGTGCAGCGGATCCTCCTGCGGTCAGTTCAGCCCCTTGCCGCCCCTGTTCACCCTGAAGCCATTCGAGCCATTCGAGCCCATGCAACCCCTTACTTTTCAGCCTTTTGGCCCCGTGAGGAGCAGCCAGGTGCAGCAGCGGACAAACTACGATTAA